One genomic segment of Gossypium arboreum isolate Shixiya-1 chromosome 3, ASM2569848v2, whole genome shotgun sequence includes these proteins:
- the LOC108475369 gene encoding uncharacterized protein LOC108475369 gives MESQNYGHRHPLLLLLNEDQRIVANCSSCGEKVSTPCFSCAQDCGFYLHKVCAEAPLELNHPFHLDHTLLLMQAPPYPVICNFCYEICKKFVYHCSCDFDLHIKCALFTLNMAENNLKELEHVALQDPLISTENGDYVAICALGVGNHL, from the coding sequence ATGGAGTCACAGAACTATGGTCACCGACATCCCTTGCTTCTTCTTTTGAATGAAGATCAGCGGATTGTAGCTAACTGCTCAAGTTGTGGAGAGAAGGTGTCAACTCCATGTTTTAGCTGTGCCCAGGATTGTGGGTTTTACCTTCACAAGGTATGTGCTGAGGCACCTTTGGAGCTTAATCACCCTTTTCATCTCGACCATACTCTTCTTCTTATGCAAGCGCCACCATATCCCGTTATTTGCAATTTCTGCTATGAAATATGTAAGAAATTCGTTTATCACTGCTCTTGCGATTTTGACTTGCATATTAAATGTGCTTTATTTACACTTAATATGGCTGAGAATAATTTGAAAGAGCTTGAGCATGTTGCCCTTCAAGATCCATTGATTTCCACTGAAAATGGTGATTATGTTGCTATATGTGCTTTGGGTGTTGGGAACCATTTGTAA
- the LOC108475368 gene encoding uncharacterized protein LOC108475368: MESQNYGHRHPLLLLLNEDQRIVANCSRCGEKVSTPCFSCAQDCGFYLHKVCAEAPLELNHPFHLDHPLLLMQNAPYSSGEYICDFCDKEDDKFVYHCSCGLDFHIKCALFTFNIAENNLKELEHVALLLPSISTEYGDYLGKCFGCWDSLTNYTHFSPDCGFNLHEKCAELPFKLNHACHRKHPLVLQFNSQRLSCKICQVTRTRRGSGFVYGCSPCNFVVHIDCGSQSLLQVIESTNHKHPFTLFLRQVPFTCDACGTEGNHVAYTCGTCNIIIHKNCSSLPRIIKSKWHDHRLLHTYFHDIEDFRVLDCMICHDEVNTEHGSYDCSKCNVIFHVKCALKDKYSYSIVSLENEDEMPNESSISVIERNDAGEATKIKHFKHKHNLMLGPFVGGYENSCDGCMLPISDPFYYCSECDFFLHKACAELPRMKNVWHHYCQKPLTLISDKVFKCAECWDISNAFAYECCGCKRKICLRCVIALTPGSRTCLKHEHPLFYYIKRNGKCNACGYTSGDEAFRCKDCNFVLHRGCFSLPITARHICDEHLLSLTDHDDNSYSKSHYCDICEESQDPNRWFYHCAICDTSAHVDCVLGKYPFLKLGSIYEETGHPHPLTIVKKKYYYPDCDKCSKPCEGVALECSKSECKYIVHWNCVAPYSLQCSLWWGM, encoded by the coding sequence ATGGAGTCACAGAACTATGGTCACCGACATCCCTTGCTTCTTCTTTTGAATGAAGATCAGCGGATAGTAGCTAACTGCTCAAGGTGTGGGGAGAAGGTGTCAACTCCATGTTTTAGCTGTGCCCAGGATTGTGGTTTTTACCTTCACAAGGTATGTGCTGAGGCTCCTTTGGAACTTAATCACCCTTTTCATCTCGACCATCCTCTTCTTCTTATGCAAAATGCACCTTATTCATCTGGAGAGTacatttgtgatttttgtgataaAGAGGATGATAAGTTTGTTTATCATTGCTCTTGCGGATTGGACTTTCATATTAAATGTGCTTTGTTTACATTTAATATTGCTGAGAATAATTTGAAAGAGCTTGAGCATGTTGCCCTTCTACTTCCTTCGATTTCCACTGAATATGGTGATTATCTTGGTAAGTGCTTTGGGTGTTGGGATTCATTAACAAATTATACACACTTTTCTCCTGACTGTGGTTTTAATTTACATGAAAAATGCGCTGAGCTTCCTTTCAAACTGAATCATGCGTGCCATCGCAAGCATCCTCTTGTTCTACAATTTAATAGCCAACGGCTCTCTTGCAAGATATGCCAAGTAACAAGGACAAGAAGGGGAAGTGGATTTGTTTATGGTTGTTCTCCTTGTAACTTTGTTGTTCACATTGATTGTGGATCACAATCACTATTACAAGTTATTGAGAGTACAAATCATAAACATCCATTCACTTTATTTTTGAGACAAGTTCCATTCACTTGTGATGCGTGTGGCACTGAAGGAAATCATGTTGCCTATACATGTGGTACATGCAACATTATAATCCATAAAAATTGCAGTTCATTGCCTCGCATTATCAAAAGTAAGTGGCATGACCATCGCCTTCTTCATACATATTTCCATGACATAGAAGATTTTAGGGTTTTGGATTgcatgatatgccatgatgaagTCAATACAGAGCATGGTAGTTACGATTGTTCAAAGTGCAATGTTATATTCCATGTGAAGTGTGCATTGAAggataaatattcatattcaaTAGTTTCACTAGAAAATGAAGATGAGATGCCCAATGAAAGTTCCATCAGTGTTATTGAGAGGAACGATGCTGGAGAAGCTACAAAAATAAAGCATTTCAAGCATAAGCATAATCTAATGTTAGGTCCCTTTGTTGGAGGATATGAAAATAGTTGCGATGGGTGTATGTTGCCAATCTCGGATCCATTTTACTACTGTTCAGAATGTGATTTTTTTCTTCATAAAGCATGTGCCGAGTTACCTAGGATGAAGAATGTTTGGCATCATTATTGCCAAAAGCCTCTCACCCTTATTTCAGACAAGGTTTTTAAGTGTGCAGAATGTTGGGACATATCTAATGCCTTTGCTTATGAATGTTGTGGATGTAAGCGAAAAATATGTCTCCGATGTGTGATTGCTCTTACTCCTGGTTCTcgaacatgtttgaaacatgaaCACCCCCTCTTTTACTACATAAAGCGCAATGGGAAATGCAATGCTTGTGGTTATACAAGTGGAGATGAGGCATTTCGTTGTAAGGATTGCAACTTTGTGCTACATCGTGGATGTTTTTCACTTCCAATTACAGCTCGTCACATTTGTGACGAGCATCTTCTTTCACTCACTGATCATGATGATAACAGTTATTCAAAAAGTCATTATTGTGATATCTGTGAAGAAAGTCAAGATCCAAATCGTTGGTTTTATCATTGTGCAATATGCGATACTTCTGCTCATGTTGATTGTGTTCTTGGAAAATATCCATTCCTCAAACTCGGGAGCATCTATGAAGAAACAGGTCATCCACACCCACTCACCATTGTGAAGAAGAAGTATTACTACCCTGATTGTGATAAATGCAGTAAGCCTTGTGAAGGTGTGGCTCTTGAATGCTCAAAGTCGGAGTGCAAATATATTGTCCATTGGAATTGTGTAGCACCCTATTCTCTACAGTGTTCCTTGTGGTGGGGCATGTAG